Proteins found in one Anopheles aquasalis chromosome 3, idAnoAquaMG_Q_19, whole genome shotgun sequence genomic segment:
- the LOC126574994 gene encoding E3 ubiquitin-protein ligase RNF185-like, with protein MASTTEIPPTVSSSAGGSSSTAPTLEDLIEDSQPTGSNSSATDNPTSSSFDFLIVNSEPSSSSTASNSSSSSSNQRRPTTTTDNSDDQQQQQQQQSTTGANRTKSNLEGNASEAGQTSGASTATGGGSGDEEKKDETVFECNICLDTAKDAVVSMCGHLFCWPCIHQWMNGYRNTCPVCKSSISKEKVIPLYGRGGSKEDPRKTVPPRPAGQRTEPEPLNGFPSFTGDGTFHMSFGIGAFPFGFFTSTLNFGEFRGANAPRENTRESEEDQFLSQVFLFVALVFIAWLALA; from the coding sequence ATGGCGTCGACTACGGAGATTCCACCAacggtcagcagcagtgctggCGGCAGTTCCTCTACCGCACCTACACTGGAAGATCTGATCGAAGATTCCCAGCCAACGGGATCGAACTCCTCAGCGACAGACAACCCCACGAGCTCCTCGTTTGATTTCCTGATCGTTAACTCAGAGccctcgtcctcatcgacTGCctccaacagtagcagcagcagcagcaatcagcgAAGGCCTACTACAACCACGGATAACAGtgatgaccagcagcagcagcagcagcagcagtcaacaACCGGTGCGAATCGTACCAAGTCAAATCTAGAAGGCAACGCGTCGGAAGCAGGCCAAACCTCGGGTGCCAGTACTGCTACCGGGGGTGGCAGCGGtgacgaagagaagaaggacgaaACCGTCTTTGAGTGTAACATCTGTCTGGACACGGCGAAGGATGCGGTCGTCAGCATGTGTGGCCACCTTTTCTGCTGGCCCTGCATTCATCAGTGGATGAACGGGTACCGCAATACCTGCCCGGTGTGCAAATCGTCCATCAGCAAGGAGAAGGTCATCCCGCTGTATGGTCGCGGTGGTAGCAAGGAGGACCCGCGGAAAACAGTACCACCAAGGCCGGCCGGTCAGCGCACCGAACCGGAACCATTGAACGGGTTCCCGAGCTTCACCGGAGACGGTACCTTTCATATGTCCTTCGGTATCGGTGCGTTCCCGTTCGGGTTCTTTACCTCGACGCTCAACTTTGGCGAGTTTCGTGGGGCGAATGCACCGCGCGAGAACACACGCGAATCCGAGGAGGACCAGTTTCTATCGCAGGTGTTTTTGTTCGTCGCACTCGTCTTTATCGCATGGCTGGCCCTTGCCTAA
- the LOC126575000 gene encoding uncharacterized protein LOC126575000: MRFLIATIALFVLAVAVVSALPAVNDESIIGGDVYEAEVDSFNPQDPQAFLKLKKLKKLLFLG, encoded by the exons ATGCGTTTCTTGATTGCA ACTATTGCCCTGTTCGTGCTGGCCGTGGCAGTTGTGTCCGCCCTGCCGGCAGTGAACGATGAGTCAATCATTGGTGGCGATGTGTACGAGGCGGAGGTCGATAGCTTCAACCCACAGGATCCGCAAGCCTtcctgaagctgaagaagctgaagaagctgctgtTCTTGGGCTAG
- the LOC126575002 gene encoding uncharacterized protein LOC126575002 has product MARRKGFTWHDTAHSRGTMFLLLVLQLCLLSVLVGTQQPQQQQQQVPHQQQQQQQFQQQAPTPQHHQQQQQQQQFQQPPPPPPPQQQQQQQFQQPPPQQQQFQQPPPQQQQQFQQPPPQQQQFQQPPPQQQFQQPPPQQHFQQPPPQQHFEQAPPQQHFQQQQPPPQMMGQHHPPPIAPQHQPLQLSEADQAWYDTLPAVAMDYKVHIDAGKEDCYFQYVRQGSTLYVSFHVIRGGDGMAGFAVRNPRGEIVHPYQWQTTSDYTDAAAMGGFYAVCIDNQFSRFASKLVNLYITVIRYEEWEKFTKEIEDLNVNLNNFTSTISTVERNLNAMFQYQAHSRNNEARDYALIVDNNAYVWKWSVLQILVIIFTCSVQVYFVRKLFDIKTAQNYYPFLIFHGALDRRSKLIAFGIRVAAARLREGPPRRKKTSMNDHQRGNALARLTTRRQHLHQSLYQRRQHQPQHQQSGQQQQHQQDLQQQPLLTFPEEEEERSQGEVAQESPEEGAEEQRAEGSFEVAATGQQQVEQQQQQQQPQLIVRSSEEDTSEHRAEEVERDRDDGDSRPAATTAAGRRRSRIGGSSATGEGGTGGGGGGGGGGSGGPSTIGEEIATGAAAAAAAAAGSSTNKRRSSRTRQQRSEGVRSLLTSTGSFEDIAQSASSSSSSSNRLPIRESRDPPAEPEEVYVSDEEVNEDEVEELDRVDGESGPRTKRRRKMLNDNNNRNGAAAALVAAAAAPSPMDDSSPNCDLNGHNNVANSSSTNNNNNNNSNNANNVNSGGDADANGVANNNGLMARNGGDGGGNGGGSSSSSSSSGGGVGGGSGGAHSHAHRVVKLDRTNQDIVRLIGQHLKDIGLERSAEMLMQESGCCLEHRAATKFRAHVLSGDWTKADHDLQELASMVDSKTDRTSMSEMKFLLLEQKYLEFLEEGRPIDALHVLRNELTPLQHRTPRVHQLSSYMMCTNNQELYQRAGWEGRGVKSRSRLMDQLQSYLPATVMLPPRRLRSLLAQAVEMQNERCQCHDMAWSTSIENVSLLVDHNCSSDGFPLQALQVLNDHSDEVWFCKFSPDGLRLATGSKDNTVIVWEVDPVKLLLRNKRSFEGHTYGVSYIAWSPDSKYFIACGPDDCPDLWIWDVEQEKLITKFSHSTDDSLTCAAFNRDGTRFVTGGTRGQFYMVDLDGSLHDNWEGVRVNGLAFLSDNKTVLAADTHYRIRGYSFDNPRTDYGIVQEQCPIMTFSVNSADRLALLNISSQGLHLWDLQDKCLVRRFQGVTQGNYTIYSCFGGVNESFVASGSEDNKVYIWHIRREEPLATLIGHTRTVNCVSWNPVYPSLLASASDDGTVRIWGPQQPHTQWTPNGAGIHQQPGGGGGGGLVCANGGGPATASDSASISSTGSATSSSSSASSSSGGSGGGGGGGGAVVAGGSGGATGSGGGGGGSIEVLSTSSWNIT; this is encoded by the exons ATGGCTCGAAGGAAAGGATTTACGTGGCACGATACGGCGCACTCCCGCGGGAcgatgtttttgctgcttgttTTGCAGCTTTGCCTGCTTTCCGTTCTCGTCGGGActcagcaaccacaacaacaacagcaacaagtgcctcatcaacaacagcagcagcagcagttccagcaaCAAGCGCCAACGccacaacatcatcagcagcagcaacagcaacagcagttccagcagccTCCCCCTCCGCCtcccccacaacaacaacaacagcagcagttccagcaaCCACctccgcaacaacagcagttccagcagcctcccccgcaacaacaacaacagttccaGCAACCACccccgcaacaacaacagttccaGCAACCACCTCCGCAACAGCAGTTCCAACAGCCACCACCTCAGCAACACTTTCAGCAGCCCCCACCACAGCAGCATTTTGAGCAAGCTCCTCCGCAGCAgcacttccagcagcagcagccaccaccgcaaATGATGGGCCAGCATCATCCGCCCCCGATTGCACCGCAGCATCAGCCCCTGCAGCTCTCCGAGGCCGATCAGGCCTGGTACGACACGTTGCCCGCCGTTGCCATGGATTACAAGGTCCACATCGACGCGGGTAAGGAAGATTGTTACTTCCAGTACGTTCGCCAGGGGAGCACCCTCTACGTGAGCTTCCATGTGATCCGAGGAGGCGATGGCATGGCCGGTTTCGCGGTCCGTAACCCTCGCGGTGAAATCGTGCATCCCTACCAGTGGCAGACGACCAGCGATTACACGGATGCGGCCGCCATGGGTGGCTTTTATGCCGTGTGCATCGACAACCAGTTCTCTCGGTTTGCCAGCAAGCTGGTCAACCTCTACATTACCGTCATCCGGTACGAGGAATGGGAAAAATTCACCAAGGAGATCGAGGATCTCAACGTGAACCTGAACAACTTTACG TCCACCATCTCGACGGTCGAACGAAACCTGAACGCAATGTTCCAGTATCAGGCACACTCGCGAAACAACGAAGCACGGGACTACGCACTGATTGTCGACAACAATGCGTACGTGTGGAAATGGTCGGTGCTGCAGATTTTGGTGATCATCTTTACCTGCTCGGTGCAGGTATACTTTGTGCGAAAATTGTTCGACATCAAGACTG CTCAAaattattatccttttttg ATTTTTCATGGTGCCCTCGATAGACGATCAAAATTGATTGCGTTCGGAATACGAGTGGCGGCGGCTCGGCTTCGGGAAGGTCCTCCTCGTCGGAAGAAGACCTCAATGAACGACCACCAGCGAGGAAACGCGCTCGCAAGACTGACGACCCGCCGGCAGCACCTGCACCAGTCCCTGTACCAGCGCCGGCAACAccagccacagcaccagcagtccgggcagcagcagcagcaccagcaagacctccaacagcagccgctCCTAACCTTC ccagaggaggaggaggagcgatCGCAAGGGGAAGTCGCGCAGgagtcaccggaggaaggtgCGGAAGAGCAGCGGGCAGAGGGAAGTTTCGAGGTGGCCGCAACCGGACAACAGcaggtggagcagcagcagcagcagcagcagccacagttgATAGTGCGCAGCTCGGAAGAAGACACCAGTGAGCACCGGGCAGAGGAGGTGGAGAGGGATCGGGACGACGGCGACAGTCgtcctgctgctaccaccgccGCTGGTCGTCGAAGGTCGCGAATCGGGGGTTCAAGCGCAACAGGTGAAGGAggtacaggaggaggaggaggaggaggtggtggtggtagtggtggcccTAGCACTATCGGAGAAGAAatagcaacaggagcagcagcagcagcagcagcagcagccgggtcCTCAACGAACAAGCGCCGTAGCTCACGAACGAGacagcagcgaagcgaaggagtcAGATCGCTGCTCACCAGTACTGGAAGCTTCGAAGACATTGCTCAAAGcgctagcagcagtagcagcagcagcaaccggctaCCGATACGCGAGTCTCGCGACCCTCCCGCGGAACCGGAAGAGGTGTACGTTTCGGACGAGGAGGTGAACGAAGACGAGGTGGAGGAGCTGGACCGTGTTGACGGCGAGTCGGGTCCCCGCACGAAACGTCGACGAAAGATGCTAAACGataacaacaaccgcaacGGGGCGGCTGCGGCACTGGTGGCCGCAGCGGCCGCCCCCTCGCCCATGGACGACTCTTCACCGAACTGTGATCTGAATGGTCACAATAATGTggccaacagtagcagcaccaacaacaacaacaacaacaacagtaacaacgCCAACAACGTCAATAGTGGCGGCGATGCCGACGCTAACGGGGtggccaacaacaatggactgatggcacggaacggaggtgacggtggtgggAACGGTGGCGGATCATCTtcctcgtcttcatcgtcaggtggtggtgtgggcgGCGGTTCCGGCGGTGCACACTCGCACGCTCACCGGGTTGTGAAGCTCGATCGTACGAACCAGGATATCGTGCGGTTGATCGGACAGCATCTGAAGGACATCGGGCTCGAGCGGAGCGCCGAGATGCTGATGCAGGAGTCGGGCTGCTGCCTGGAGCACCGGGCCGCCACCAAGTTCCGTGCCCACGTGCTGTCGGGCGACTGGACGAAGGCGGACCACGATCTGCAGGAGCTGGCCTCGATGGTGGACAGCAAAACGGACCGTACGAGCATGAGCGAGATGAAGTTTCTGCTGCTAGAGCAGAAGTATCTCGAGTTTCTCGAGGAAGGCCGTCCGATCGATGCGCTGCACGTGCTGCGCAACGAGCTCACCCCGCTTCAGCACCGGACACCACGCGTCCACCAGCTATCGTCGTACATGATGTGCACGAACAATCAGGAACTGTACCAGCGGGCTGGCTGGGAGGGCCGGGGTGTCAAGTCGCGGTCGCGGCTGATGGACCAGCTCCAGTCCTACCTGCCGGCGACGGTAATGCTGCCACCGCGGCGCCTCCGTTCCCTGCTGGCCCAGGCCGTCGAGATGCAGAACGAACGCTGCCAGTGCCACGATATGGCgtggagcaccagcatcgagaaTGTATCGCTGCTCGTCGATCACAACTGCAGCTCGGATGGGTTCCCGCTGCAAGCGCTGCAGGTGCTGAATGACCACTCGGACGAGGTGTGGTTCTGCAAGTTCTCGCCCGACGGGTTGCGGTTAGCGACCGGCTCGAAGGACAACACCGTTATCGTGTGGGAGGTTGATCcggtgaagctgctgctgcgtaacaAGCGCTCGTTCGAGGGACACACTTACGGTGTGTCGTACATTGCCTGGAGTCCCGACTCCAAGTACTTTATCGCGTGCGGTCCGGACGATTGTCCCGATCTGTGGATCTGGGACGTGGAGCAGGAGAAGCTGATCACGAAGTTTTCGCACTCAACCGACGATAGCCTCACGTGTGCGGCGTTCAACCGCGACGGTACTCGGTTCGTGACCGGCGGTACCCGCGGCCAGTTCTACATGGTCGACCTCGATGGCAGCCTGCACGATAACTGGGAAGGTGTGCGGGTGAATGGGTTGGCCTTTCTGTCGGACAACAAGACGGTGCTGGCGGCCGATACGCACTACCGGATACGGGGCTACAGCTTTGACAATCCGCGCACCGACTATGGCATCGTGCAGGAACAGTGCCCGATCATGACGTTCTCGGTTAACAGTGCCGATCGGTTAGCGCTGCTCAACATCTCGTCCCAGGGGCTGCACCTGTGGGATCTGCAGGACAAGTGCCTGGTACGTCGGTTTCAGGGTGTGACGCAGGGCAACTACACCATCTACTCGTGCTTCGGTGGCGTGAACGAGAGCTTTGTGGCGAGCGGAAGCGAGGACAACAAGGTGTACATCTGGCACATCCGGCGCGAAGAACCACTGGCCACCCTGATCGGCCACACGCGCACGGTCAACTGTGTGAGCTGGAATCCGGTGTACCCGTCGCTactggcatcggcatcggatgACGGAACGGTGCGCATCTGGGGACCACAGCAACCGCACACGCAGTGGACACCGAACGGTGCCGGGATTCATCAGCagccgggcggtggtggtggtggtggcctagTAtgtgcgaacggtggtggaccTGCGACTGCCAGCGATAGTGCCTCGATCAGCTCGACTGGGTCGGCCACttcatcctcttcttctgcttcatcttcgtccggtggaagcggtggtggtggtggtggcggtggtgccgttgttgctggtggttccggtggtgcaaccggtagtggtggtggtggtggtggcagcatcgAAGTACTATCAACCTCATCATGGAATATCACATAA